A single window of Anomaloglossus baeobatrachus isolate aAnoBae1 chromosome 5, aAnoBae1.hap1, whole genome shotgun sequence DNA harbors:
- the NXPH3 gene encoding neurexophilin-3 isoform X2 has protein sequence MQLTQCCFIFLVQGSIYLVICGQEDTSSDPDDEDQSDTKSNSRPRVPRRRSPSPSRSRSSSPFNSTVLQLLSNSPEFWDVLNSLSELGHNPEPPITARIRRQSVLRSTGRAKKVFGWGDFYSNIKTVKLNLLITGKVVDHGNGSFSVYFLHNSTGQGNVSVSLVPPSKVLDFDLEQQMYAEAKESKIFNCRVEFEKVDKAIKTGLCPHDPSKTCHQQQTRSKVSWTCSHPFKIVCVYVSFYTTDYRLVQKVCPDYNYHSSSPYSPSG, from the coding sequence GTTATCTGCGGCCAAGAAGACACCTCCAGTGATCCCGATGATGAAGATCAGTCAGATACAAAGTCCAATTCTAGACCTCGAGTCCCTAGGAGACGATCACCTTCTCCATCTCGGTCTCGCAGCTCAAGCCCATTTAACTCCACCGTCCTTCAACTTCTCTCTAATTCTCCTGAATTTTGGGATGTTCTAAACAGTCTTTCAGAGCTGGGTCATAATCCAGAACCCCCAATTACAGCTAGGATTCGACGTCAGTCTGTATTAAGGTCAACGGGAAGAGCCAAGAAAGTCTTTGGCTGGGGAGACTTCTATTCCAATATCAAGACAGTAAAGCTCAACCTTCTGATCACAGGAAAAGTAGTGGATCATGGGAATGGGTCCTTCAGTGTCTACTTTCTTCACAACTCTACAGGACAAGGGAATGTTTCTGTTAGTCTTGTCCCACCATCCAAAGTCCTTGACTTTGACTTGGAGCAGCAGATGTATGCAGAGGCTAAGGAATCAAAAATCTTCAATTGCCGAGTGGAATTTGAAAAAGTAGACAAAGCAATTAAGACAGGCTTATGTCCCCACGATCCGTCAAAGACCTGCCACCAACAGCAAACTCGTAGCAAGGTCTCATGGACATGCTCTCACCCATTCAAGATTGTTTGTGTTTATGTCTCATTTTACACAACAGATTATAGACTAGTGCAGAAGGTCTGCCCTGACTATAACTATCACAGCAGCTCTCCATATTCTCCTTCGGGCTAA